The following coding sequences lie in one Aspergillus luchuensis IFO 4308 DNA, chromosome 8, nearly complete sequence genomic window:
- a CDS encoding uncharacterized protein (COG:S;~EggNog:ENOG410PIJ9;~InterPro:IPR036864,IPR007219,IPR001138;~PFAM:PF00172,PF04082;~antiSMASH:Cluster_8.10;~go_function: GO:0000981 - DNA-binding transcription factor activity, RNA polymerase II-specific [Evidence IEA];~go_function: GO:0003677 - DNA binding [Evidence IEA];~go_function: GO:0008270 - zinc ion binding [Evidence IEA];~go_process: GO:0006351 - transcription, DNA-templated [Evidence IEA];~go_process: GO:0006355 - regulation of transcription, DNA-templated [Evidence IEA]), whose product MPPLRRRNGRRAACEACRRRKLACDHNQPTCQRCQKHSLECIYLSQSTSTKCASSEETPRSLVGPGVPFSEVHAASPGNHRVADRSTPLIESSNEYLGPTSFTSVFMEHGDCFELEDANKTSGIRRDPAPDPQVDTPLVQLGARILSHIPEERNCSMLFSSHINPNDGWVRLAGHHSSDRMWNAFRPALRRRSEEDMLETAAILTRNSKIPLQKNQDPHAWLASFTGTRMRWETLGILYTYWACGAISSSSESQAVAEYCQAHSSVTNAKQLMTHFKRCASLCIDLCKQLGSINLLFVYLLYKHNILEGILSGDKSFSHWTQHGELVAVTTSLGLHRELETEAETVSLPHELKRRLYAAVFNIDKVISTFTGRPPLLSRAYSSTRLPLDLSDDALLSSDLPSATAQLDSRGWNKDNQIYSTTILRSRTSFARIRHEVLEVLESSVDNLADGSVNKAINLKQRSHDTYVQLPSVIQFSKSELSNTNVSGYVLYAQILTRLEYLLNLFLLERLLKRHNIVTGQDLVEVSHEMLDLTLIFWRKKDRFVGLYADFEWLTMSYAIPASGILCLELLRQATHPQSCQIRLPRSPIIQNLSLLVVCLDWIETEASSKGIVRSIRRILSRSLDRILDPDPPGVEQPQSVAPFLDDELPQYPHLQLLNTFDWVDWDGGIGD is encoded by the exons ATGCCTCCTCTGCGGCGGCGCAACGGTCGCAGGGCTGCCTGTGAGGCCTGTCGCAGACGGAAACTAGCTTGTGATCACAATCAGCCGACATGTCAACGATGCCAGAAGCATTCACTCGAATGCATCTACCTGTCACAGTCGACCAGCACAAAATGCGCGTCCTCGGAGGAAACTCCACGATCACTTGTAGGACCAGGTGTCCCATTTTCTGAGGTCCATGCAGCATCCCCAGGGAACCACCGGGTTGCGGACCGGAGCACGCCCCTTATCGAAAGCTCGAACGAATACCTAGGTCCAACGAGCTTCACCTCGGTTTTTATGGAACATGGTGATTGCTTTGAGTTGGAGGATGCCAACAAAACTTCAGGAATACGACGAGACCCGGCCCCAGATCCCCAAGTTGACACACCACTTGTGCAGCTCGGCGCTCGGATTCTGAGCCATATACCGGAGGAGCGTAACTGCTCCATGCTCTTTTCAAGCCACATCAATCCCAACGATGGCTGGGTCCGGCTGGCAGGGCATCACTCATCGGACAGAATGTGGAATGCTTTCCGGCCAGCGCTACGACGACGGTCGGAAGAAGACATGCTGGAAACAGCTGCAATTCTCACCCGGAATAGCAAAATACCGCTACAAAAAAACCAGGATCCGCACGCCTGGCTGGCCTCCTTTACAGGGACACGGATGCGATGGGAAACTCTTGGCATTTTGTATACCTACTGGGCTTGCGGAGCAatctcctcgtcgtcggaaAGTCAAGCGGTCGCCGAATATTGTCAGGCACATTCATCTGTTACAAACGCCAAACAACTGATGACGCACTTCAAACGCTGTGCATCGTTATGCATTGATCTATGCAAACAGCTTGGCTCCATCAATCTTCTTTTTGTGTATCTGTTGTACAAGCATAATATTCTGGAGGGCATTCTGAGCGGTGACAAGA GTTTCTCCCACTGGACACAGCATGGCGAGCTAGTCGCCGTGACTACTTCTCTCGGACTTCATCGCGAGCTTGAAACAGAGGCAGAAACTGTGAGTCTCCCTCACGAACTGAAAAGGAGGCTCTATGCCGCTGTTTTCAATATTGACAAGGTCATTTCGACTTTCACGGGGCGCCCCCCTCTCTTGAGTCGGGCATATTCATCTACCAGGCTGCCACTAGATCTGAGTGATGATGCCCTATTGTCTAGCGATCTTCCGTCTGCCACTGCGCAATTAGACTCCCGCGGATGGAACAAAGACAACCAGATCTACTCTACAACAATCTTACGATCGCGCACGAGCTTCGCTCGTATCCGACATGAGGTCTTGGAGGTTTTAGAAAGTTCAGTGGATAATCTGGCTGATGGATCCGTCAATAAGGCCAT AAATTTAAAGCAACGGTCCCATGACACATACGTGCAACTTCCTTCCGTGATTCAATTTTCAAAGTCCGAGCTCAGCAACACCAATGTTTCCGGATATGTCCTCTATGCACAGATCCTTACGCGTTTGGAATATCTCTTGAACCTATTTCTCTTGGAACGGCTGTTGAAGCGACACAATATCGTCACCGGGCAAGACCTTGTCGAAGTGAGTCATGAAATGCTGGACttgaccttgatcttctggaggaagaaagaccgATTTGTTGGTCTGTACGCTGACTTTGAGTGGCTG ACCATGTCGTACGCGATTCCAGCAAGCGGCATCCTCTGTCTGGAGCTCCTGCGACAAGCCACACACCCGCAAAGCTGTCAAATACGCCTTCCACGATCACCAATCATTCAGAACCTTAGCCTGCTGGTGGTATGCCTGGACTGGATCGAGACTGAGGCTTCCAGCAAGGGCATCGTACGTTCCATACGGAGGATCCTGAGTCGGTCTTTGGACCGGATATTGGATCCCGATCCGCCTGGAGTTGAGCAGCCGCAGTCTGTGGCACCGTTTCTGGATGATGAGCTCCCGCAATATCCACATTTACAGTTGCTGAACACGTTTGACTGGGTTGATTGGGATGGTGGTATTGGTGACTGA
- a CDS encoding uncharacterized protein (COG:S;~EggNog:ENOG410PJ77;~antiSMASH:Cluster_8.10) encodes MVSGDISIHVENNNHYSDLVIMLEGVTTVSMQHEVGVKLQSTQTFLRLSQKTRIDSPGIFPFTFVIPSALPTESCSHVVSDPLVRYAHTALPPSLGGKTPCATESNKTDTLTPNAVQIRYCIKATLQACQQDHEPVLSTIREIYVIPTLSSERPPPAFTPARSDSDKPSQLALEKHKSPMKAQIVRNIFRRKEGRLVSEVLQAGPLTMHLHRQRPTEATIPLRLRYYSDSGVHPRLHNLTISIRASTFFGLSPSPDISYQNQSQQSSVYTKSLHIATQDMSNTTWEATPCLTETDPQIEMKYEALVPVSFSLSPDRPFVPTFHSCVVGRSYELEVRVYYQVGRETIFPRRITTTLPLVITMSNR; translated from the exons ATGGTCTCAGGCGACATCAGTATTCACGTGGAGAACAATAACCACTACTCCGATCTGGTGATCATGCTTGAAG GGGTGACCACAGTATCCATGCAGCATGAAGTAGGAGTCAAACTTCAGAGCACCCAGACTTTTCTGCGTCTCAGCCAGAAGACGCGAATTGATTCTCCTGGGATCTTCCCATTTACATTCGTCATCCCATCAGCTCTGCCCACTGAATCATGCAGCCACGTCGTGTCCGATCCACTCGTGCGATACGCGCATACAGCGCTGCCTCCTTCTCTAGGGGGCAAAACTCCATGTGCCACCGAAAGCAACAAAACTGACACTCTTACCCCAAATGCGGTACAGATTCGCTACTGCATCAAGGCAACTCTCCAAGCTTGTCAGCAAGACCACGAACCGGTGCTCAGCACTATCAGGGAGATATATGTTATTCCCACTCTTTCGTCGGAGAGGCCACCCCCGGCCTTCACTCCTGCAAGAAGTGACTCGGATAAGCCTTCTCAACTGGCTCTGGAAAAGCATAAATCCCCAATGAAAGCCCAAATCGTACGTAACATCTTCCGACGAAAAGAGGGCCGCCTCGTCAGTGAGGTCCTGCAGGCAGGACCGCTTACCATGCACCTTCACCGACAACGACCTACAGAGGCCACAATTCCCCTTCGACTCCGGTACTATTCAGACTCGGGAGTTCATCCTCGCTTACACAATTTGACTATTTCCATACGTGCATCGACATTTTTTGGTCTGTCTCCTAGCCCGGATATCTCTTATCAAAACCAAAGTCAACAATCGAGTGTTTACACGAAGAGTCTGCATATCGCCACCCAAGACATGTCCAATACAACATGGGAGGCTACGCCATGCCTCACAGAAACGGATCCACAGATTGAGATGAAGTATGAGGCCCTTGTTCCGGTGTCGTTCAGTCTCTCCCCCGACAGACCTTTCGTGCCCACTTTTCATTCATGTGTGGTGGGCCGAAGCTACGAGCTTGAGGTCCGAGTATACTATCAAGTT